In Streptomyces sp. ML-6, the genomic stretch TCGGCCTGCCCGAGCTGGACCGGGGCGCGCTCGGCGCGGCGACCCATCTCGCCCGGCTCGTGCCCCAGCACCTGATGCGCGCGCTCTACTACACCTCGCGCACCGCCACCGCCGCCGAGCTGCACGCCCACGGCTCGGTCTGGAAGGTGGTGCCGCGCGACGGGCTCCTGGCCGCCGCGCTGGAGCTGGCGGGCGAGATCGCCCGCAAGGACGGCACCCTGCTCCGGCTGGCCAAGGCCGCGATCAACGGCATCGATCCGGTGGACGTGCGCCGCAGTTACCGCTTCGAGCAGGGATTCACCTTCGAGGCCAATCTCGGCGGGGTCGCGGACCGGGTCCGCGACGCCTTCGGCAGGGAGGAAGGACCATGACCGAAACCGATACCGGGACGGGCACCGGCACGAGGGCCGGCGCGAGAACGGGTGCAGGGACCGGTACGAGGACCGACAAGACCATGACCGTGCAGGACGTCGTCTCCCGGCTCGACAGCGGGATGACGATCGGCATCGGCGGCTGGGGCTCGCGCCGCAAGCCGATGGCCCTGGTGCGGGCGCTGCTCCGCTCCCCCGTCACCGATCTCACCGTGATCTCGTACGGCGGCCCCGACGTGGGGCTGCTCGCCGCCGCCGGAAGGATCCGGAAGCTGGTCGCGGCCTTCGCCACCCTCGACTCGATCCCGCTCGAACCCCATTTCCGGGCGGCCCGTCAGCGCGGCGCGTTCGAGCTGACGGAGATCGACGAGGCGATGTTCATGTGGGGGCTGCACGCCGCCGCGAACCGGTTGCCGTTTCTCCCCGTGCGCGCCGGTCTCGGCTCGGACGTGATGCGGGTCAACCCGGAGCTGCGCACGGTCGTCTCGCCGTACGCGGACGGCGAGGAGTTCGTCGCGATGCCCGCCCTGCGGATGGACGCCGCGCTGGTCCACCTGAACCGCGCCGACCGCTTCGGCAACGGCCAGTACCTCGGCCCCGACCCGTACTTCGACGACCTGTTCTGCGAGGCGGCCGACACCGCGTACGTCTCCTGCGAACACCTCGTGGAAACCGCCGAGTTGACCGAGCAGGCCGCCCCGCAGACCCTCCTGGTCAAGCGGCACTCCGTCACCGGTGTCGTCGAGACCCCCGGCGGCGCGCACTTCACCTCCTGCGTGCCCGACCACCCGCGCGACGAGGCGTTCCAGAAGGAGTACGCGACCGCCGCCGCCGATCCCGTCGCCTGGGCCGCGTTCACCGAGCGTTTCCTGCCCGCGGACGGCGACGAGAACAGCTACCGGTCGGCCGTCCGGGCCTGGCACGAGGAGCGGGAATGACCCCCACGAACGGCATGTCCGCCAACCCGTCCGCCGGCACCCCCGGCACCCCGTCCGCCGGATCGTCCGCCGGTCCCGTCACCCGGGCCGAGTACTGCGTGATCGCCTGCGCCGACGCCTGGCGCGGCGACGGCGAGGTGCTCGCCGCCCCGATGGGGGTCATCCCGTCCGTCGGGGCCCGGCTCGCCCGGCTCACCTTCTCGCCCGATCTGCTGCTCACCGACGGCGAGGCGCTGATCGTCGACCCGGACGGCAGCACGGAGGGCTGGCTGCCGTACCGGCTGCACCTGGCCATGGTGACGGGCGGCCGACGGCACGTGATGATGGGGGCGAGCCAGCTCGACCGGTTCGGCAATCAGAACATCTCCTGCATCGGCGACTGGGAACGGCCCGCCCGGCAGCTGCTCGGGGTGCGCGGCGCGCCGGTCAACACCCTGAACAATCCGGTCAGTTACTGGGTTCCGAAGCATTCCCCGCGGGTCTTCGTCGAACGCGTCGACATGGTGTGCGGGGTGGGTTACGACAACGCCGCCGCGGCCGGCCCGTCCGTGACCCGTCACCACCGCATCCCCCGGGTGGTCACCGATCTCTGCGTGCTCGACTTCGCGACGCCGGACCGTTCGATGCGGCTGGCCTCGCTGCACCCCGGTGTCACCGTCGAGCAGGTCCGCGCGGCCACCGGTTTCCCGCTCGTGGTCCCGGACGAGGTCCCGTGCACCCGGGAGCCGACGGCCAAGGAGCTGCGCCTGATCCGCGAGGTCGTCGATCCGCGGGGCGCCCGGAACCGGGAGGTGGGGGCCTGATGCGCACCGCGTTCACGGAGCTCGTCGGGGTCCGTCACCCCCTCGTGCAGACCGGCATGGGCTGGGTCGCGGGCCCCCGTCTGGTCTCCGCGACGGCCCGGGCCGGGGCGCTGGGCGTCCTGGCCTCCGCGACGATGAGCACCGAGCAACTGCGGGCTGCGGTGCGGGAGGTCAAGTCCCGTACGGACGAGCCGTTCGGGGTCAATCTGCGCGCCGACGCGGGTGACGCGCGCGAGCGGGTGCGGATCATCGTCGAGGAGGGCGTGGCGGTGGCGTCCTTCGCGCTGGCCCCGTCGAAGGAGCTCATCGCGGAGCTGAAGGACGCGGGGGTGGTGGTGATCCCGTCGGTCGGGGCCCGGCGGCATGCCGAGAAGGTCGCGGCGTGGGGTGCGGACGCGGTGATCGTGCAGGGCGGCGAGGGCGGCGGGCACACCGGCGAGGTGGCCACCACCGTGCTGTTGCCGCAGGTCGTCGACGCGGTGGACATCCCGGTGGTCGCGGCGGGCGGTTTCCACGACGGGCGGGGCCTGGTAGCGGCGCTGGCGTACGGGGCGGCGGGCATCGCGATGGGTACGCGTTTCCTGCTGACGTCGGACTCGACCGTGCCGGACGCGGTGAAGGCGCGCTATCTGGCGGCGGGGGTCAAGGACGTCACGGTCACCACGGCGGTGGACGGGCTGCCGCACCGGATGCTGCGCACGGAGCTGGTCGCCGCGCTGGAACGGGCGGGCCGGGCACGGGCGTTGGCGCAGGCGGTGCGGCGGGCGGCGGGCTTCCGGCGGATCTTCGGCGTCGGCTGGTCCCGGATGGTGCGCGACGGTCTCGCGATGAAGCACGGCAAGGACCTGTCCTGGAGTCAGGTCCTGCTGGCCGCCAACACGCCGATGCTCCTGAAGGCGTCCATGGTGGACGGGCGGACGGATCTGGGCGTGATGGCGTCGGGTCAGGTGGCGGGGCTGATCGAGGACCTGCCCAGCTGTGCGGAGCTGGTGGAGCGGGTGATGGCGCAGGCCCACGCGGTGCTGGGGGCGCTGCCGCCCGCCGGGGCCCCGGCGGGCTGAGGGAGGGGCGGGGGCGGTGGTGCCCCCGGCCGGGTCGCCACCGCCCCGTCCCGTACGGTTACGCGACCCGGCGCCACCGCCCCGCCCCGTACGGTTACGCGGCCCTGCGGCCGCGCCCCGTCGTCGCCCCGCCGCGCCCGGCGCCGGAGCCGCCGCGTCCCGTGCCGGACCGTCCGGTCCCGGTGCGGGCTTCGCCGCCGCGTCCCGTGCCCGGGCCGGCGGACCGGGCTGTGCCGCCCGTGCCGGCCGTACCGCGCGCGGAACCGGTCGTGGCCCGGGCCTCGCCGCCGCCCTGTCCGGTGCCGCCGCGTCGGCTCCGGCTCCGGCCGCCCGAGCGGGAGCCGCCGCCCGAGGAGCCGCTGTTCGAGCGGGTGCGCTGCTTCGGCGGGGTCGGCTGGGGGACCTCGATGACGACCGCGACTCCGGACGGTTCGCGGGCGCCGGTGATCCGGACGAGTTCCTCGTCCCCGGAGGAGACCCGGGTGGTGCGGGGGGCGATGCCCGCGTCGGCCATCAGCCGGGTCATGTCCCGCTTCTCCTCCGGCAGCACCAGGGTGACGACGCTGCCGGACTCCCCGGCCCGCGCGGTGCGCCCGCCCCGGTGGAGGTAGTCCTTGTGGTCGGTGGGCGGGTCCACGTTCACGACCAGGTCGAGGTCGTCGACATGGATGCCGCGGGCCGCCACGTTCGTCGCGACGAGTGCGGTGACCTGGCCGTTCTTGAACTGGTCCAGGGTCCGGTTGCGCTGGGGCTGGGAGCGTCCGCCGTGCAGGGCGGCGGCCCGTACGCCGCTGGCGAGCAGTCGCTTGGCGAAGCGGTCGGCGGCGCGCTTGGTGTCCACGAACATGATCACGCGGCCGTCCCGGGCGGCGATCCTGGTGGCGACGGCCTTCTTGTCGGTCGCGTCGGTCACGTGCAGCACGTGGTGTTCCATCGTGGTGACCGCGCCCGCGGACGGGTCGACCGAGTGCACGACGGGGTCGGTGAGGAACATCCTGACCAGCCGGTCGATGTTCTTGTCGAGGGTGGCGGAGAACAGCATCCGCTGACCGTCCGGCTCGACCTGCTTGAGCAGGGCGACGACCTGCGGCATGAAGCCCATGTCGGCCATCTGGTCGGCCTCGTCGAGGACAGTGATGGCGACCTGGTCGAGGCGGCAGTCGCCGCGCTCGATGAGGTCCTTCAGCCGTCCGGGGGTGGCGACGAGCACCTCGGCGCCGCGGCGCAGCGCGCCGGACTGCTTGGTGATCGACATGCCGCCGACGACGGTGGCCAGGCGCAGCTGCACGGAGGTCGCGTACGGCGTCAGCGCGTCGGTGACCTGCTGGGCGAGCTCGCGGGTGGGGACCAGGACGAGCGCCAGCGGGGCCTTCGGCTCGGCGCGTCGTCCGGCGGTGCGGGCGAGCAGGGCGAGGCCGAAGGCGAGGGTCTTGCCGGAGCCGGTGCGTCCGCGGCCGAGGATGTCGCGGCCGGCGAGCGAGTTCGGCAGGGTGGCGCCCTGGATCGGGAACGGGTCGGTGACGCCCTGCGCGGCAAGGGTTTTCAGCAGGGCCGCGGGCATGTCCAGCTCGGCGAACGTCTCGGCGGCGGGCAGTGCGGGGGTCGTGGTTTCGGGCAGGGCGAATTCGCCCTGCGGCGGCGTGGCCCTGCGGCGGGGCGACACCTTGCCGGATCCCTTGCCGGAACCCTTGGCGGTTGCCTTTGCCGGGGCCGTGCCGCGCCCCCTGGACGGGCGGTTGCGGGCGGGTCGGTCCTGGCGTTCGGAGCGGGTCATACGGAATTGCCCTCCTGGGGGATTCCTCGGGGGTTTCTGGAAGTCGTGTTTCCCTTGCGGGGAAGTGCTGCGGGGGCGGCCGGTGTGCGGTGCCCGGGGACAGCACAAGCCGGGACCCGCACCTTCACGGTGCGGGCCCCGGCTGCGAGGTACGCGTCCGGCGATCAGGCCGGGACGATGTTCTCCGCCTGCGGGCCCTTCTGGCCCTGCGTGACGTCGAAGGTGACCTTCTGGCCTTCCTGGAGCTCACGGAAGCCCGAGGTGGCGATGTTGGAGTAGTGGGCGAAGACGTCGGCGCCGCCGCCGTCCTGCTCGATGAAGCCGAAGCCCTTTTCCGAGTTGAACCACTTCACGGTTCCAGTAGCCATGTCGTTCTCCTAAACAGAGGTGCAGTGCCGGAAATCCGCACTTTACGAATTCCAAGTCGCCGCATTGAGCCCCATCCGGAGAAGCCGGAAAACAATAATGCGCCTGAGGAAGCATTCCCGTCAGGCGCACATAAAGTTCATGGGTACCAAAACTGCAACTCGGCAACCGTAGCACGTTCCGCCGGCCTTCGGCGGGAACACGCCGTGCCGAAGGCCGGCGGATTCCCTTCCGGTTCCGCTCCGGGGCCTTGCGGTTTCCGGTCCGGGGAGTGTGCGGAAGGCCGCCGGAATCGGTCCCGGCCCTGGTCCGCGCAGGTGCGGCGGCGGCATCGGGCCGGGTCCGGCGGTCAGAGTCGTTCGACGATGGTGACGTTCGCCTGGCCGCCGCCCTCGCACATGGTCTGGAGGCCGTAGCGGCCGCCGGTGCGTTCCAGTTCGTGCAGCAAAGTGGTCATCAGCCGGGCACCGGTTGCGCCGAGCGGGTGACCCAGGGCGATCGCGCCGCCGTTGACGTTGACCCGTTCGGGGTCGGCACCGGTCTCCTTCAGCCAGGCCAGGACGACGGGGGCGAATGCCTCGTTGATCTCGAACAGATCGATGTCGTCGATGGTCATTCCGGTTTTCTTCAGGGCGTGCGCGGTGGCGGGGATCGGCGCCGACAGCATGCGGATCGGGTCCTCGGCGCGCACCGAGAGGTGGTGGACGCGGGCGCGGGGGGTGAGGCCGTGGTCGGCGACGGCTCGTTCGGAGGCGATGAGCAGGGCGGCGGCGCCGTCGGAGACCTGTGAGGAGCAGGCGGCGGTGATCGTGCCGCCCGGCACGACCGGTTTCAGTGCGGCCATCTTCTCCGGGGTGGTGTCGCGGCGCGGTCCCTCGTCGGTGGTGACGTCGCCGAGGGGTACGGTCTCG encodes the following:
- a CDS encoding CoA-transferase; the encoded protein is MTVQDVVSRLDSGMTIGIGGWGSRRKPMALVRALLRSPVTDLTVISYGGPDVGLLAAAGRIRKLVAAFATLDSIPLEPHFRAARQRGAFELTEIDEAMFMWGLHAAANRLPFLPVRAGLGSDVMRVNPELRTVVSPYADGEEFVAMPALRMDAALVHLNRADRFGNGQYLGPDPYFDDLFCEAADTAYVSCEHLVETAELTEQAAPQTLLVKRHSVTGVVETPGGAHFTSCVPDHPRDEAFQKEYATAAADPVAWAAFTERFLPADGDENSYRSAVRAWHEERE
- a CDS encoding CoA-transferase, yielding MTPTNGMSANPSAGTPGTPSAGSSAGPVTRAEYCVIACADAWRGDGEVLAAPMGVIPSVGARLARLTFSPDLLLTDGEALIVDPDGSTEGWLPYRLHLAMVTGGRRHVMMGASQLDRFGNQNISCIGDWERPARQLLGVRGAPVNTLNNPVSYWVPKHSPRVFVERVDMVCGVGYDNAAAAGPSVTRHHRIPRVVTDLCVLDFATPDRSMRLASLHPGVTVEQVRAATGFPLVVPDEVPCTREPTAKELRLIREVVDPRGARNREVGA
- a CDS encoding nitronate monooxygenase, coding for MRTAFTELVGVRHPLVQTGMGWVAGPRLVSATARAGALGVLASATMSTEQLRAAVREVKSRTDEPFGVNLRADAGDARERVRIIVEEGVAVASFALAPSKELIAELKDAGVVVIPSVGARRHAEKVAAWGADAVIVQGGEGGGHTGEVATTVLLPQVVDAVDIPVVAAGGFHDGRGLVAALAYGAAGIAMGTRFLLTSDSTVPDAVKARYLAAGVKDVTVTTAVDGLPHRMLRTELVAALERAGRARALAQAVRRAAGFRRIFGVGWSRMVRDGLAMKHGKDLSWSQVLLAANTPMLLKASMVDGRTDLGVMASGQVAGLIEDLPSCAELVERVMAQAHAVLGALPPAGAPAG
- a CDS encoding DEAD/DEAH box helicase, producing MTRSERQDRPARNRPSRGRGTAPAKATAKGSGKGSGKVSPRRRATPPQGEFALPETTTPALPAAETFAELDMPAALLKTLAAQGVTDPFPIQGATLPNSLAGRDILGRGRTGSGKTLAFGLALLARTAGRRAEPKAPLALVLVPTRELAQQVTDALTPYATSVQLRLATVVGGMSITKQSGALRRGAEVLVATPGRLKDLIERGDCRLDQVAITVLDEADQMADMGFMPQVVALLKQVEPDGQRMLFSATLDKNIDRLVRMFLTDPVVHSVDPSAGAVTTMEHHVLHVTDATDKKAVATRIAARDGRVIMFVDTKRAADRFAKRLLASGVRAAALHGGRSQPQRNRTLDQFKNGQVTALVATNVAARGIHVDDLDLVVNVDPPTDHKDYLHRGGRTARAGESGSVVTLVLPEEKRDMTRLMADAGIAPRTTRVSSGDEELVRITGAREPSGVAVVIEVPQPTPPKQRTRSNSGSSGGGSRSGGRSRSRRGGTGQGGGEARATTGSARGTAGTGGTARSAGPGTGRGGEARTGTGRSGTGRGGSGAGRGGATTGRGRRAA
- a CDS encoding cold-shock protein, with product MATGTVKWFNSEKGFGFIEQDGGGADVFAHYSNIATSGFRELQEGQKVTFDVTQGQKGPQAENIVPA